The Methyloferula stellata AR4 genome includes a window with the following:
- a CDS encoding Spy/CpxP family protein refolding chaperone, producing MISALPVHHHRRSPRFFRRTKMNKLLIIGLSSAALLGVTHVDHSYAETNDNPPPAQSESKADPAVRAQRTGPSDNQIANDVDARIARLKADLQLTSDQEKTWSGLQTALHDYGVGEFKTVVAGRSSRIDREGQSQRNDHPNDIAMMRDEAAELSSKAASLKKLADAAEPLYGSLDDRQKHKLVQFMKAQIEHR from the coding sequence ATGATTTCCGCGCTGCCCGTGCATCATCATCGGCGCAGCCCGAGATTTTTCCGGCGGACAAAAATGAACAAGTTACTGATCATCGGGCTATCGAGCGCCGCACTCTTAGGTGTAACCCACGTCGATCATTCGTATGCGGAGACAAACGACAATCCTCCTCCCGCGCAATCCGAGTCGAAGGCGGATCCGGCAGTGCGAGCGCAACGCACGGGGCCGTCGGATAACCAGATTGCGAACGACGTTGATGCAAGGATCGCCCGGCTGAAGGCAGACCTTCAACTGACATCCGACCAGGAAAAGACTTGGTCAGGATTGCAGACCGCGCTTCATGACTACGGTGTGGGAGAATTTAAGACCGTAGTGGCCGGCAGGAGTTCCCGTATAGATCGCGAAGGTCAGAGTCAGCGCAACGATCATCCCAACGATATCGCCATGATGCGGGATGAGGCGGCCGAGCTCAGTTCAAAGGCGGCATCCTTGAAGAAACTCGCCGATGCGGCTGAACCGCTTTACGGCAGCTTGGATGATCGCCAGAAGCACAAATTGGTTCAATTCATGAAGGCCCAAATCGAACATCGTTGA
- a CDS encoding DUF3309 family protein produces MSTILIIVILLLLFGGGGFGYSRYGGAGLGGVLGLVLVIVVVLWLVGGLHIS; encoded by the coding sequence ATGAGCACTATTCTTATTATCGTGATTCTTCTTCTGCTGTTTGGCGGCGGAGGCTTCGGCTATAGCCGCTACGGCGGCGCTGGGCTGGGCGGAGTGCTCGGCCTCGTGCTCGTCATTGTCGTCGTGCTCTGGCTAGTTGGTGGCCTCCACATATCGTGA
- a CDS encoding glycosyltransferase family 4 protein, which translates to MRIAQIAPLAETVPPKLYGGTERVVSWLTEELVRQGHDVTLFAAGGSETAAKLVTGCDKGLRPQGIGDHTASNLVMLDKVRRQAERFDIIHCHIDLLQYPLFQDLSHKFVTTLHGRLDLPDFWPAYKAYPHMPLISISDVQREPMPLGLNWLATVYNGLPAEACPFSAAGGDYLAFLGRISPEKGPDRAIEIAKRAGVKLKIAAKVDKADLGYFKEVIQPMLDHPLIEFVGEIDDSQKCAFLGNARALLFPIDWIEPFGLVMIEAMSAGTPVIAWRNGSVPEIIEDGISGLIVDSIDMAVEAVHRIKSIDRMAVRRSYESRFTEKHMARGYVAAYQKLISKPQSRLKLVNVE; encoded by the coding sequence ATGCGAATTGCTCAGATCGCTCCGCTCGCGGAGACAGTACCGCCCAAACTTTACGGTGGTACGGAACGCGTCGTCTCTTGGCTCACGGAAGAACTCGTCAGGCAAGGGCATGATGTCACCCTCTTTGCGGCGGGCGGCTCGGAGACCGCCGCGAAGCTCGTCACAGGTTGCGACAAAGGCCTGCGTCCGCAGGGCATAGGCGATCATACCGCCAGCAATCTCGTGATGCTCGACAAGGTCAGGCGTCAAGCCGAGCGGTTCGATATTATTCACTGCCATATCGATCTTCTGCAATATCCTCTCTTCCAGGATTTGAGCCACAAATTCGTGACGACCTTGCATGGCCGCCTTGATTTGCCTGACTTCTGGCCTGCCTACAAAGCCTATCCGCATATGCCGCTCATTTCGATCTCGGATGTGCAGCGGGAGCCGATGCCGTTGGGACTCAACTGGCTTGCAACTGTCTATAACGGCCTGCCGGCGGAGGCGTGTCCCTTCAGTGCTGCCGGTGGCGATTACCTCGCCTTTCTTGGACGGATCTCGCCGGAGAAAGGTCCTGATCGCGCCATCGAGATTGCTAAAAGAGCCGGCGTCAAGCTGAAGATCGCGGCAAAGGTCGATAAGGCCGATCTCGGTTATTTCAAAGAGGTCATCCAACCGATGCTGGATCATCCTCTGATCGAATTCGTCGGCGAGATCGATGATAGTCAAAAATGTGCCTTCCTCGGGAATGCACGCGCGCTCCTCTTTCCCATCGATTGGATCGAGCCTTTCGGGCTGGTCATGATCGAGGCCATGTCGGCTGGAACGCCGGTTATCGCCTGGCGAAACGGTTCGGTACCCGAAATCATCGAGGACGGCATCAGCGGACTTATCGTCGATTCAATCGACATGGCAGTCGAAGCCGTTCACCGGATCAAATCGATCGACCGAATGGCTGTCCGGCGCTCCTACGAATCAAGGTTTACGGAAAAGCACATGGCTCGCGGCTACGTCGCAGCTTATCAAAAGCTCATCAGCAAGCCGCAATCGCGGCTTAAGCTGGTAAATGTGGAATAG
- a CDS encoding amylo-alpha-1,6-glucosidase, translating into MTKAIAREGAVEAPFEEVSDYYIEPQTSLVERPLRALKHGDIFAVLDSYGDIGIGPDGPEGVFLRDTRYLSKFDLRFEGKRPLLLGSVVEDDNASLSANSSNPDIHDGGSISIPRDMIAMERTKLLFEGGCYERIGFFNYDRRQRAFHITIHFDADFRDLFEVRGARRKARGTRSARIVSPERVELRYAGLDGVSRFTTLNFSPAPQHLDTNVAEFDIVLAPGENCSIFASVTCAEDQAAEPMHFLAAYRAARRGLRALTRNIATVESSNVLFNEIACRSTSDIYTLVSQTKNGLYPYAGIPWFSTVFGRDGIITAMMMLWIDPMIAKGVLLYLAETQAQHFDSEADAQPGKILHEVRHGEMAHLKEVPFSHCYSTVDATPLFVMLAGLYFERTGDKATIEAIWPNIEAALLWCDTLGDRDGDGFVEYYRETDSGLTNQGWKDSQDSIFHADGTEAHGPIALCEVQSYVYAAKCAAATLSKMRGDISKAEDLDRQAETLRLRFHEAFWCEEIGTYALALDGAKNPCRVRSSNAGHALFAGIAYPAYAERVADCLTSPDAFSGWGIRTISAGESRYNPLSYHNGSIWPHDNALIVWGLGRYGLKAQAAKVFSGMFDAASYQELRRLPELFCGFGRRRRRGPTAYPVACAPQAWASAAPFAFLSACIGLSLRHESNEIYFTEPRLPDFLDDLTIRNLRLGETRADIRLRRDGDDVTVHVLSREGTARIVQSK; encoded by the coding sequence ATGACGAAGGCCATCGCCCGCGAGGGCGCAGTCGAGGCCCCATTCGAAGAGGTCTCCGACTATTATATCGAACCACAAACCTCGCTTGTTGAGCGTCCGCTGCGGGCGCTCAAGCATGGTGATATCTTCGCCGTGCTTGACAGCTATGGCGACATCGGCATCGGCCCCGATGGACCCGAAGGCGTGTTTCTGCGAGACACAAGATATCTCTCGAAGTTCGATTTGAGATTTGAAGGCAAACGGCCACTTTTGCTCGGGTCGGTCGTCGAGGACGACAATGCCTCGCTGTCTGCGAACTCTAGCAACCCAGACATCCATGATGGCGGAAGCATTTCCATTCCACGCGATATGATCGCGATGGAGCGCACCAAGCTACTCTTCGAGGGCGGATGTTACGAGCGTATCGGCTTCTTCAATTACGATCGCCGGCAAAGAGCTTTTCATATCACGATCCACTTCGACGCGGATTTCCGCGATCTGTTCGAGGTTCGCGGAGCCCGCCGAAAGGCAAGAGGTACGCGGAGCGCACGTATCGTCAGCCCGGAGCGCGTCGAACTTAGATATGCAGGTCTCGACGGCGTCAGCCGATTTACGACTCTCAATTTCTCTCCCGCGCCGCAGCATCTCGACACGAATGTCGCGGAATTTGATATCGTGCTGGCGCCCGGTGAAAATTGTTCGATTTTTGCCAGCGTCACCTGCGCAGAAGACCAGGCCGCCGAGCCGATGCATTTTTTGGCCGCCTATCGCGCCGCAAGACGCGGTCTCAGAGCGCTGACGCGCAACATCGCAACGGTCGAAAGCTCGAATGTGCTCTTCAATGAAATAGCCTGCCGTTCGACATCCGATATTTACACGCTGGTCAGCCAGACCAAAAATGGTCTTTACCCCTATGCTGGCATTCCATGGTTCAGCACGGTCTTCGGCCGCGACGGCATCATCACCGCGATGATGATGCTTTGGATCGATCCGATGATCGCGAAAGGTGTGCTCCTCTATCTCGCAGAAACACAGGCCCAGCATTTCGATTCCGAAGCCGATGCCCAGCCGGGCAAGATCCTGCATGAGGTGCGGCACGGCGAAATGGCTCATCTCAAAGAAGTGCCATTCAGCCATTGCTACAGCACGGTCGACGCCACGCCGCTTTTCGTGATGCTGGCGGGACTTTATTTCGAACGAACCGGCGATAAAGCGACCATCGAGGCCATCTGGCCGAATATCGAGGCGGCGCTTTTATGGTGCGATACATTGGGCGACCGGGACGGCGACGGCTTCGTCGAATATTACCGCGAGACCGACTCCGGCCTCACAAACCAGGGATGGAAAGACAGTCAAGACTCGATCTTCCACGCGGACGGAACAGAGGCGCATGGACCGATCGCCCTCTGCGAGGTTCAAAGCTATGTCTATGCCGCCAAGTGTGCCGCTGCGACATTATCCAAAATGCGCGGCGATATTTCTAAGGCTGAAGATCTTGATAGGCAGGCCGAGACGCTGCGGCTGCGGTTCCACGAGGCCTTCTGGTGCGAAGAGATCGGTACCTATGCACTGGCTCTGGACGGGGCCAAAAACCCATGCCGTGTGCGCTCTTCCAACGCCGGACATGCGCTTTTCGCCGGGATTGCCTATCCGGCTTACGCGGAGCGAGTCGCGGATTGCCTGACAAGCCCGGATGCCTTCAGCGGATGGGGCATTCGTACAATTTCGGCGGGGGAGAGTCGCTACAATCCATTATCCTATCACAATGGGTCGATCTGGCCGCACGATAATGCCCTCATCGTTTGGGGCCTCGGCCGCTATGGCCTGAAGGCGCAGGCGGCGAAAGTCTTTTCCGGCATGTTCGACGCCGCGAGCTATCAGGAACTGCGGCGCTTGCCCGAGCTTTTCTGCGGCTTCGGACGCCGACGCCGGCGTGGCCCGACTGCCTATCCGGTCGCCTGCGCGCCGCAAGCTTGGGCCTCGGCCGCACCTTTCGCGTTCCTCTCCGCTTGTATCGGATTGAGCTTGCGGCACGAAAGCAACGAAATCTATTTCACGGAGCCGCGATTGCCCGACTTCCTCGACGACTTGACGATTCGCAACTTGCGGCTCGGCGAGACGCGCGCCGATATCCGCCTGCGCCGCGATGGCGATGACGTCACCGTCCACGTGTTGTCGCGCGAGGGCACCGCTCGTATCGTTCAGAGTAAATGA
- a CDS encoding Ig-like domain-containing protein, with protein sequence MPRTKLQEPRTATAIKDETVEQQAGSNLTDKITVNAAFSGVGAPNAVVRFAIDGKAEATTANADAVGVWTFISTGLADGQHTVVATETDAAGNHGTASLTFSLGIIKSAITQGPGSEETAQQASSDARDKADRLIKMFVDEIKRSNKLTGANRLELRRELRQQYGKKIALEMMLFKGTKQIFDTYSVHPLERNWIKCRPRRDKTIERPGTERDLSELFCVKNSANVTENDVHDIVTMIITQCDPTLTRRDSQHKELRPELQ encoded by the coding sequence ATGCCTAGGACAAAACTGCAGGAACCGAGAACTGCTACGGCGATAAAGGACGAGACCGTTGAGCAACAAGCCGGGTCGAACTTAACCGATAAGATCACCGTCAATGCAGCTTTCTCGGGAGTCGGCGCTCCAAATGCTGTCGTGCGTTTCGCAATAGACGGAAAGGCAGAAGCCACTACCGCCAACGCGGATGCGGTCGGAGTTTGGACCTTCATCTCGACCGGTCTCGCTGATGGGCAGCACACTGTCGTTGCCACCGAAACTGACGCGGCCGGCAATCACGGCACAGCTTCACTGACATTTTCGCTCGGCATAATTAAGTCCGCTATAACCCAGGGACCAGGCTCGGAGGAGACAGCGCAACAAGCAAGCAGCGATGCGCGTGATAAGGCGGATCGTCTCATCAAAATGTTTGTGGATGAAATTAAACGCTCTAATAAGCTGACCGGAGCAAACAGGCTCGAACTTCGACGAGAGTTACGTCAGCAATACGGAAAGAAAATTGCGCTCGAAATGATGCTTTTCAAAGGCACCAAACAAATATTTGATACCTACTCAGTCCATCCGTTAGAGAGAAACTGGATAAAGTGTCGTCCACGCCGGGATAAAACAATCGAAAGACCTGGCACTGAACGAGATTTATCTGAATTGTTCTGTGTCAAAAACAGCGCAAACGTAACTGAAAATGACGTGCACGACATTGTCACAATGATCATCACCCAATGTGACCCAACACTCACCCGAAGAGACTCTCAACATAAGGAACTCAGGCCCGAACTGCAGTAA
- a CDS encoding TolC family protein has protein sequence MMSAHFLRLALIGTLALSGCVSYEPDPLDRAPTLASHVSMLSQASGGAITVHDLDRLVLANNPDLRAARAKAGIAEAQIIEAGLLPNPQVALSYPFFVAGAGGTNAFSAGLAQDLKSILLRPTKREAAENAAAEINASLLWQEWQTIGKARLLFVDIVSGDRAEKLIERTRKLLRERFDLTSAAINQGNATLATLSPDLVAVGDVQKSYDDLERAQLNRRHQLNALIGLVPDAPLSLAGASEAPRIDAQHIRRDLADLPDRRPDLVALQYGYRSQDARLRQAILSQFPNVTIGLAGGRDSSAIYSVGPQVSFDLPIFDRNEGAIARESATREALNLEFNARLTAAAGEVGALLSEQALLARQLASLEPRLKQARTIAGQSETAFKQGLLDERAYVDTQVAQLSLEQQKIVLQQGMLEGLVALATLTGAGMPRVAIGPEAPPADVLGIFQGSFR, from the coding sequence ATGATGTCAGCGCATTTTCTGCGTTTAGCTCTGATCGGCACCTTAGCGCTTTCGGGGTGCGTATCTTACGAACCCGACCCGCTCGATCGGGCGCCGACACTTGCCTCTCATGTCTCGATGCTCTCGCAGGCAAGTGGCGGGGCGATCACCGTTCATGATCTCGATCGCTTGGTCCTTGCCAATAACCCCGATCTTCGCGCGGCGCGAGCGAAGGCCGGCATCGCCGAGGCGCAGATCATCGAAGCGGGGCTTCTGCCCAACCCTCAGGTTGCACTGTCCTATCCGTTCTTTGTGGCCGGTGCCGGTGGCACAAATGCTTTCAGTGCCGGTCTCGCGCAGGATTTAAAATCGATTCTGCTGCGACCCACCAAACGCGAGGCAGCGGAGAACGCCGCGGCAGAAATCAATGCCTCGCTGCTTTGGCAGGAGTGGCAGACAATCGGAAAGGCGCGGCTTCTTTTTGTAGATATCGTTTCAGGCGACAGGGCCGAAAAGCTTATCGAGCGCACACGCAAATTGCTGAGAGAGCGGTTCGATCTTACGTCGGCGGCGATCAACCAGGGCAATGCGACACTTGCCACCTTATCGCCCGATCTTGTCGCCGTCGGCGATGTTCAAAAGAGCTACGATGATCTCGAACGCGCTCAACTCAATCGCCGGCATCAGCTCAACGCCCTCATCGGATTGGTTCCGGATGCGCCTCTCAGCCTCGCAGGCGCGAGCGAAGCGCCCCGCATAGATGCGCAACATATTCGCCGGGATCTGGCAGATCTCCCCGATCGGCGCCCCGATCTTGTTGCATTGCAGTATGGTTATAGGTCTCAGGACGCCAGGCTTCGTCAGGCCATTCTCTCGCAATTTCCCAATGTCACGATCGGGCTGGCAGGCGGCCGCGACAGCAGCGCGATTTATTCGGTCGGCCCGCAAGTGTCTTTCGACCTGCCGATTTTCGATCGCAACGAGGGTGCCATAGCCAGGGAAAGCGCGACCCGCGAAGCGCTCAATCTTGAGTTTAACGCGCGGCTGACCGCGGCAGCCGGGGAAGTCGGCGCTCTTTTGTCGGAACAGGCGCTGCTCGCGCGGCAGCTCGCGTCTCTCGAACCGCGCCTGAAGCAGGCCCGCACGATCGCCGGGCAGTCAGAAACCGCATTCAAGCAAGGTTTGCTCGATGAACGGGCCTATGTCGATACGCAAGTCGCGCAACTGTCGCTTGAGCAGCAGAAAATCGTGCTTCAGCAGGGTATGCTTGAAGGACTGGTCGCGCTGGCGACACTGACCGGGGCTGGCATGCCGCGGGTGGCCATCGGGCCGGAGGCACCGCCGGCCGATGTCCTCGGGATCTTCCAAGGCTCGTTTCGATAG
- a CDS encoding efflux RND transporter permease subunit, which yields MTDDGLVERPPAGLQPAIIGTAIKFRRIVVALSLLLLVYGALSVTQAKYDVFPEFAPPQVGIQTEAPGLAAEEIEVLVTQPLENAISGVSGIRSLRSTSTQGLSVLTVIFDAGSDIYLDRQVVAERLANAAQQLPAGVKPPVLTPLTSSSSTVLVAGLTSETKSLMDIRTSADWTVRLRLLAVPGVSKVAVFGGDVRSIQIQVHPEALIRYGIGLEDVVAASRKATAVRGAGFLDTPNQRIVFRSEGQAINPVEVGRTVVTTSGASSVTLADLATIADAPEPAIGGATIMGRPGVIFVISAQFGTNTVEVTRRVEEALAALRPALESQGMELDTTLFRPATFIDVATKSVRDALLLGGVFVIVVLFLFLFDIRTAAISCIAIPLSLLAAVIVLNSFGVTLNTMTLGGLAIAIGEVVDDAVIDVENIVRRLRENRHKAQPRPAARVVLDASLEVRSAVVYATFIVMLVFIPVLTLPGIAGRFFAPLALAYILALVASLIIALTVTPALCMMLLTGKTGSQQDVERPPPLVRWIRGPYESLLAKIAKHPTAVISAATAFTICGSGLLPFFGSAFLPEFKEGHYTLHMTAIPGTSIAESERLGLLVTKALVEVPSIRSISQRVGRAESADDTWGTNYSEIEVDLQPGLSGAELSAADADIRKALLGFPGLNFSLKPFLTERVEETLSGNTAAVAANIYGNDLNELDEVAAKVSTAMASVHGARDVRLRTPAATPQLTIRLREDDLVRWGLTAVDVLDIVRTAYQGDVVGQAYDGHRAFNIITLLDTDSRNSVAKIADLPIRTRSGTYVLLRQVADVNQTTGRYQVDHFSAHRLQTVTADVSGGDVVSYVANAQKAVAKVKLPAGVYVEFAGSAQAQAQARRDLIVHSLMAFAGVLLLLSIITKNWRNLVLILVNIPFALVGGVIAIYFTGATLTIGSMVGFVALFGISLRNSIMMISHYEQLVVAEDMPWDLKTAIKGAGDRLTPIVMTSLVTALGLLPLAAGMSEPGREIQGPMAMVILGGLFSSSILNLLILPTLTLRFGRFAHQDNVLLHRAPTPASSD from the coding sequence TTGACGGACGACGGTCTCGTAGAGCGGCCCCCAGCCGGGCTCCAGCCTGCGATTATCGGAACGGCGATCAAATTTCGACGTATCGTCGTCGCCTTGAGCCTGCTGCTTCTTGTTTACGGTGCCCTGTCGGTCACTCAGGCGAAATACGATGTATTTCCCGAATTCGCGCCGCCTCAGGTCGGCATTCAGACGGAGGCGCCGGGGCTTGCCGCCGAAGAAATCGAAGTTCTGGTTACGCAACCGCTTGAGAATGCCATTAGTGGAGTTTCGGGCATCCGCTCGCTTCGCTCCACGTCGACGCAAGGGCTCTCTGTTCTTACCGTGATCTTCGACGCGGGGAGCGATATCTACCTCGACCGGCAGGTCGTTGCCGAGCGTCTCGCCAATGCGGCACAGCAACTTCCGGCCGGCGTAAAGCCGCCCGTGCTGACACCGCTTACCTCGTCGAGCAGCACTGTCCTCGTGGCGGGTTTGACGTCGGAAACGAAAAGTCTGATGGACATCAGAACATCGGCCGACTGGACGGTGCGCCTGCGCCTTCTTGCTGTCCCCGGCGTCTCGAAAGTCGCCGTCTTTGGTGGAGATGTTCGCTCCATCCAGATTCAGGTTCATCCCGAGGCATTGATCCGGTACGGCATTGGCCTCGAAGACGTCGTTGCCGCCTCGCGTAAGGCTACGGCTGTGCGCGGCGCCGGCTTTCTCGACACGCCCAACCAGCGCATCGTCTTTCGCAGCGAAGGGCAGGCCATCAACCCGGTTGAGGTCGGACGCACCGTCGTCACCACAAGCGGCGCTTCAAGCGTCACTCTCGCAGATCTCGCCACGATTGCGGACGCCCCGGAACCGGCAATCGGCGGTGCGACCATTATGGGCCGGCCCGGCGTCATTTTCGTTATCTCGGCGCAGTTCGGAACAAACACGGTGGAGGTCACGCGACGGGTGGAGGAGGCGCTCGCCGCGCTGAGACCCGCGCTCGAGAGCCAAGGCATGGAACTCGACACGACCCTCTTTCGTCCGGCGACTTTTATCGATGTGGCGACGAAGAGCGTGCGCGACGCGCTTCTGCTCGGCGGCGTTTTCGTGATCGTCGTGCTGTTCCTGTTTTTGTTCGATATCAGAACGGCGGCGATATCGTGCATTGCGATTCCCTTGTCGCTTTTGGCCGCTGTGATCGTCCTGAACAGCTTTGGCGTGACGCTGAACACGATGACATTGGGTGGTCTTGCGATCGCTATCGGTGAAGTCGTCGACGACGCGGTGATCGACGTCGAAAATATCGTACGGCGCCTGCGCGAAAACCGGCACAAGGCCCAGCCGAGGCCCGCCGCGCGCGTGGTGCTCGACGCCTCGCTCGAAGTCAGAAGCGCCGTCGTCTATGCGACCTTCATCGTGATGCTGGTGTTTATTCCTGTGCTGACTCTGCCGGGCATTGCGGGACGCTTCTTCGCGCCTCTCGCTTTGGCCTACATCCTCGCGCTCGTTGCCTCTTTGATCATTGCCCTGACCGTCACGCCAGCGCTCTGCATGATGCTCCTGACGGGAAAAACAGGCTCGCAGCAGGACGTGGAGCGGCCGCCGCCCTTGGTCCGGTGGATCCGCGGACCCTATGAAAGCCTGCTTGCGAAAATCGCAAAGCATCCGACAGCCGTCATATCGGCCGCCACGGCCTTCACAATCTGCGGCTCTGGGCTATTGCCTTTTTTCGGCAGCGCATTTCTTCCCGAATTCAAGGAAGGCCACTATACGCTGCATATGACGGCGATTCCCGGGACATCGATCGCGGAATCGGAGCGCCTCGGTTTGCTGGTTACGAAGGCCCTCGTCGAAGTGCCTTCCATCCGATCGATCTCGCAACGGGTCGGTCGAGCCGAATCCGCGGATGATACTTGGGGAACAAATTACAGCGAGATCGAAGTCGATTTGCAGCCGGGACTATCGGGTGCCGAACTCAGCGCGGCCGATGCCGACATACGAAAGGCACTTCTCGGTTTTCCAGGTCTCAATTTTTCATTGAAGCCTTTCCTGACGGAACGGGTGGAAGAAACCCTGTCGGGCAATACCGCGGCCGTCGCTGCAAATATCTACGGGAACGATCTCAACGAGCTCGATGAGGTTGCCGCGAAAGTCTCGACCGCGATGGCAAGCGTCCATGGCGCGAGAGACGTGCGGCTGCGGACGCCGGCCGCCACGCCTCAACTGACCATCAGGCTCCGCGAGGATGATCTCGTCAGGTGGGGGCTGACCGCCGTCGATGTCCTCGACATCGTCCGGACCGCGTATCAAGGCGACGTCGTCGGACAGGCCTATGATGGGCACCGCGCCTTCAACATCATAACGTTGCTCGACACCGATAGCAGAAACAGTGTGGCGAAGATCGCCGATCTTCCTATTCGCACGCGGAGCGGAACCTATGTTTTATTGCGCCAGGTCGCCGATGTGAACCAAACGACCGGCCGCTATCAAGTGGATCATTTCAGTGCGCATCGGCTTCAGACCGTGACAGCCGACGTCAGCGGCGGCGACGTCGTCTCCTATGTGGCAAATGCGCAGAAGGCAGTGGCGAAGGTCAAATTGCCGGCGGGTGTCTACGTCGAATTCGCCGGTTCGGCTCAGGCGCAAGCGCAAGCGCGCCGGGATTTGATCGTTCATTCGCTCATGGCCTTCGCCGGAGTTCTTCTACTGCTGTCGATCATCACGAAAAACTGGCGCAATCTCGTTCTGATCCTCGTCAATATTCCATTCGCGCTCGTGGGCGGCGTCATCGCGATCTATTTCACCGGCGCCACGCTGACGATAGGGTCGATGGTCGGGTTTGTCGCCCTGTTTGGGATCTCCTTGCGCAATTCGATCATGATGATTTCGCACTACGAGCAGCTGGTCGTTGCCGAGGACATGCCATGGGATCTGAAAACGGCGATCAAGGGGGCGGGCGATCGTTTGACGCCAATCGTCATGACGTCTCTCGTCACCGCTCTCGGCTTGCTTCCGCTTGCGGCGGGCATGAGCGAGCCGGGCCGCGAAATTCAAGGCCCGATGGCAATGGTGATCCTTGGCGGCCTCTTCAGCTCGTCGATACTGAACCTGCTCATCCTGCCGACCTTGACATTGCGCTTCGGCCGTTTTGCTCACCAGGACAATGTATTGCTCCATCGCGCGCCGACACCGGCCAGCTCCGATTGA
- a CDS encoding HAL/PAL/TAL family ammonia-lyase, protein MTAAGPSDPLELSDQRELGLADFLRAMVHAAPIAIETATLGRMDAAFEAAKREAARADVYGFSTGLGPMVTVAVPPEAALDLQYNLIRSHAAGMGEPLSVELSRGVMLGRLRSLVGNRSAVRGEVAIHLARLFNAGLAPFIPRKGGVGASGDLVQLAHLGLLVIGEGQCWFKDQKRSAPEAYRLAGLEPLRLEFRDGLALVNGTSAMTAMGAQACAYARRLLDCAVAQSCILIEILGASMEPYAAALHDAKRHEAQSDVARRMRDHLADADGLASSRAPTQLQAPYSVRCAPQILGPIYEGLAFAERAIADELNSVSDNPVFDAQTGAALHGGNFHGEPVALALDVLKIAVVKCSLLMERQLNLLLNDAINGQLPPFLNLGRIGVELGLQGAQFTATSTAAENQSLAYPMSLHTIPSNKDNQDIVSMGANAAWMVLQTLGNAFDIAAILAVALSQGVEAAGAEARLSSRSRALIERRRAIAPVFRSDAALSERLAAMSQMLKEER, encoded by the coding sequence ATGACGGCGGCCGGTCCTTCGGATCCCCTCGAACTGTCGGATCAAAGAGAGCTCGGCCTTGCCGATTTTCTGCGCGCGATGGTGCACGCGGCGCCGATTGCAATCGAGACGGCGACGCTCGGCCGGATGGACGCGGCTTTTGAGGCCGCGAAGCGCGAGGCGGCACGCGCCGATGTCTACGGCTTTTCCACGGGGCTTGGCCCGATGGTCACGGTCGCCGTGCCGCCCGAGGCGGCGCTCGACCTGCAATATAACCTCATTCGCAGCCATGCAGCGGGGATGGGAGAGCCGCTTTCGGTGGAGCTTTCCAGGGGCGTGATGCTCGGGCGCCTGCGATCGCTCGTCGGCAATCGCTCCGCCGTGCGCGGCGAAGTCGCGATTCATCTGGCTCGTCTGTTCAATGCTGGCCTCGCGCCCTTCATTCCGCGCAAGGGCGGCGTCGGCGCGAGCGGCGATCTCGTGCAGCTCGCGCATCTTGGCCTCCTCGTCATCGGCGAAGGCCAGTGCTGGTTCAAGGACCAAAAGCGCTCCGCGCCGGAAGCCTACAGGCTTGCCGGCCTCGAACCGCTGCGTCTCGAATTTCGCGACGGGCTCGCTTTGGTGAATGGTACCTCCGCCATGACGGCCATGGGGGCGCAGGCCTGCGCTTATGCGCGCCGCCTTCTCGACTGCGCGGTCGCTCAGAGCTGCATTCTGATCGAAATCCTCGGCGCCAGCATGGAGCCCTATGCGGCAGCGCTGCATGATGCGAAACGCCACGAAGCGCAAAGCGATGTCGCGCGGCGGATGCGCGACCATCTGGCGGACGCGGATGGCCTTGCGTCCAGCCGCGCACCAACGCAATTGCAGGCGCCTTATTCTGTTCGCTGCGCGCCGCAGATTCTGGGCCCGATCTATGAGGGGCTCGCCTTCGCCGAACGCGCCATTGCCGACGAGCTCAATTCCGTATCCGACAATCCGGTTTTCGACGCGCAAACGGGCGCGGCGCTGCATGGCGGCAATTTTCATGGCGAGCCGGTGGCTCTCGCCTTGGACGTGCTGAAGATCGCGGTGGTCAAATGCTCGCTTCTGATGGAGAGGCAACTTAATCTTCTCTTGAACGATGCCATCAACGGGCAATTGCCGCCTTTCCTCAATCTCGGCCGCATCGGCGTCGAATTGGGGTTGCAAGGCGCGCAATTCACCGCGACTTCGACCGCAGCAGAAAATCAATCGCTCGCCTATCCGATGAGCCTGCATACGATCCCGAGCAATAAGGACAATCAGGACATCGTCAGCATGGGCGCGAACGCGGCCTGGATGGTGCTGCAAACGCTCGGCAATGCCTTCGACATAGCAGCGATCCTCGCCGTTGCTCTCTCGCAGGGCGTGGAAGCGGCCGGAGCCGAAGCGCGGCTGTCGTCGCGGTCGCGCGCGCTGATCGAGCGGCGGCGCGCGATCGCGCCTGTGTTTCGAAGCGACGCGGCGCTCTCCGAACGCCTCGCGGCCATGAGCCAAATGTTGAAGGAAGAGCGTTAA